The Marivirga tractuosa DSM 4126 genome contains the following window.
ATTTCGGCTACCAATCATATCCATCCAAATTTTACCATCTGAAACAAGATTCAACTGAAATGCCTCTCTAGTAGCATCTCTACTCCCACCAACTTCAAAGTTCCCTTGATATTTGGCATAATCCTTCATTACATTCCAAGCTAATTCATGGGTATATTCAAAACGTTGAATTAAGCCTTCTTTTATCATTTCATCCAAAACATCATTCAAATCATTTTCATCAAGCGATTCTTCTTTATCCAAAACATTTTGTTTGATATATTGGATGGCTTGCGTAAGCTTTTTTAACGCTTTCACATAATTTGAAAATCGCTTCTCCCACCTGATATCTTGTTCCATATTATTTAAGATCAATATTAGACAAATTTTGAGTATAACAATGAAATCTAAAGTTTAATTGTTATAAAATAAAATTACAACCTAAATCAAAGTAATAATAATGACTTCCTAAATAATATGACATTACCTACTTATTCGAGTGAAAAGCAATCCTATTCCCCTCTGTATCCATACATATGCTACAAAAACCGTGTTCTCCAATTGGCTCTTTTTGTTGAATCACTTTACCACCAGCACTTTCCACTCTTGAAGCTTCTATTCCACAATCCTCACTTGTAAAATAAACTAATGTACCACCAGGTCCTGGTTTGATTTCCTTAGTTTTACACAGCGCTCCGCTGATATTACTACCATCTTCTGCCCATGGAAAGCTCACCATCTGCAAATCACCAAATCCTCCTGGCATTTGCATCGGTGTCATTTCAAATTGCAATACTTCTTCGTAAAATTTTTGAGCTCTGCTCATGTCTTCTACATAAATTTCTACCCAAGTAAATGGGTTCTTTGATTTAGATGCCATATAGATATATTTTTAATTTTATAATCAAATCATTTCGATCTTATCAGCTGTTCACTAAGTCTTTGGTCTCTTCTTGTTTCAATCCTGTAGCATGTAAAGTAATGCCATGTTCCAAAAATGCTTTTAAATTGGTCAACCAAAATGTCCAGCCTGTGCTACAGCCAACGTAAATTTCCATCTTGCTTTTTTCATCATTAGGTATGTCGCTTTGAGTTAATGTGACCTCTGTCATTCCATTGATTTCAGTCAGTTTTACATTTACCTTCCCTCCAGATCCAAATGTAAAGGATATAAAATCTTTCCCATTCGCTTCTAGGACTTCCCCTTTCTCTGTGAAGTTCCAATTGTTCCATTTCCAATTAAATCTATCTCCCTTCTGCACCAGCTCTTCAGGTTTTCTCTTTTCGCT
Protein-coding sequences here:
- a CDS encoding nucleotidyltransferase substrate binding protein, which encodes MEQDIRWEKRFSNYVKALKKLTQAIQYIKQNVLDKEESLDENDLNDVLDEMIKEGLIQRFEYTHELAWNVMKDYAKYQGNFEVGGSRDATREAFQLNLVSDGKIWMDMIGSRNKTSHTYDEDIADEIYQRILNDYYPAFLEFQKNMESKRSGEQGKMF
- a CDS encoding SRPBCC family protein, which encodes MKNWNTFSMRIVIDHAVKTVYECWATQDQIEKWFLEEASYYQGSEKRKPEELVQKGDRFNWKWNNWNFTEKGEVLEANGKDFISFTFGSGGKVNVKLTEINGMTEVTLTQSDIPNDEKSKMEIYVGCSTGWTFWLTNLKAFLEHGITLHATGLKQEETKDLVNS
- a CDS encoding VOC family protein, with the translated sequence MASKSKNPFTWVEIYVEDMSRAQKFYEEVLQFEMTPMQMPGGFGDLQMVSFPWAEDGSNISGALCKTKEIKPGPGGTLVYFTSEDCGIEASRVESAGGKVIQQKEPIGEHGFCSICMDTEGNRIAFHSNK